The genomic DNA ATTTGAAAATATCCCCGGTGTTATTTCCTGAGCTGTGATATTTCCGTTGTTTACTGTTCCTGCTTCTGTCAGTGCACTTTTAGAGGCAGAGGAGTATAGACCGGCAGAACCCTCTCCTATTATTATATTTCCGTCATTTTGGGCTAATGAATCAATTCCTTCTGTATACATTCCTGCTGAATTTTTCCCTATACTGATTAGATTTCCAGCTGTTCCGCTGTTCAGAGCCTTGGCACCAGCTTTTGTGTATATTGCCGTCGAGTGTTTTCCTGTCAGTGTAATTATTCCGTTATTTATGATTTCGTATGCCCCGCCGGGATATGAAATCAGTGAATCCTTAGCTTCACCAGCTCCCGCTCCTATTGTATTAACACCATTTGATACCAGACTTGAGAGAGTATCCAGCAGGATAGTTCCGCCGCTGGTTCCAAAAATAGTAGCATTTTCAACATTTCCTATATTTAGAGAAGAATCATAGGTATAATTTATATCTCCGATGCTTCCTACGATAAATTTGTAAGGAGTAGTGAGCATATTTGTGGTGTTGTCAATATTTGCCGGACTAATATTAAATATTGAACCTGTTTCCGGACTGAATAAAGAAGCATTATCACCTGTTATGACAAATTGGGCTGTTTGAGAGCTGGTTTCATTATATTGGCTGTCCCCGGACAGGTATACTCCGACACCGCCGCCGTCGACTCTGATACTCCCTCCGGAAGCATTAATACGGCTCCCGTTTATTGCATAGATTCCTGTAGTATTCCCGGCTTCAATAACTCCTCCGTTTATGTTTATGATGGAATTACTGGTAAAAATGCCTACGCCTGTAGATGAAGAAGACATATTAATATTTGATCCTGTATTTAATGTTACTGTGGAATCTGTTAACAGGTTATCATTATGAACATATATTCCGGCTCCGGAAGAAGAGTTTTCACCGTTATATTTTATAATGCCGTTATTTGTTATATTTATCCGGCCGGTTCCATATGATACCGGAGTGCTGTCAAATTGATTTGTACCGTATATTCCTACTCCTGAACTATTGGCTCCGGCTGTATTCACATTTATAGTTCCGTTATTAGCAGTAATAGAACCGTTTGCTGTAAATATTCCGGTCGACTTGTTTCCTGATATTGTAATTATGCCGTTATTATTTATGGAAGTATAGTCTCCTGCTATTCCTGTAGAGTCATTCCCGCTTAAATATATAGTTCCGTCATTGGTTAATACTACTGCTCCGGTTCCTGAACTTCCTGTGTAGTTTCGCTGGGCTATTCCCAGCTGGCTGTTTTCTGTTCCGGTTATGGTATATCCGTTTGCAATACGAATAGAAGAAGATACGAGACTTATTCTCGGGAAATAATGATTTCCGGCTCCTGACAGAGAAATATTTTTGTCCACTATAATATCAGCTTTATTTATTACGAAATATTTATAAGTAGAGCTGCTTAAGTCATTTATGACAGCATTAGCAATTGAGGGTGTTCCAAGAGTGCCGGTAAGAGAATTCAGACTTAATACTCCTACAGGCTGATCCCATCCCACAAGGGTAGATCCGGACGACATATTTAAAGTTAAATTTCCGGAAGTTATTAATGTCGATATATCTGGTACATTACCTCCTGTTATGTAGAAAGCAGTTCCGCCGTTATTTATATTAACTGTTCCGGTTCCTGAAACGGCTCCTGTTCCGTTTTTATAAAAGAATAATCCTCCGCTGTTTACAGTGACCACAGGTCCCGCCATGCTGATAGTGCTGTTTTCAGCACTTAATGCCGCTGCACCATTGTTCACATTTATAGTGCCTCCTGTTATACTTGTGGTAGAAAGCGGTTTGGAATATATAGCAACACTCCGTGGTGAACTGGCTGTTATGCTTCCGCCGTCCATATTAAATGTACCTACATTATAAACACCGGCTGAGCTGTTTCCGCTGATATTTATTATTCCGGAATTTGTTCCTGCTGAAGTACTGTCAGCTACGACGATTCCCAGAGAAGAAGTACCTGATACTGATATTGTTCCTAATGCTGTATTTATTGTTTTTCCGCCGTTGGTAGAAAATAATCCCACGGAATTATTTCCTGATACATTTACGATTCCGGTACTTCCGTTATTTCCGACAGCTGTGTTGGCAGTACTTCCTCTGCCGTTTGCTATGATTCCTAAATTTCTGTTATCTTTTACATTTATTATATTATTATTTTGAGCTGTGGGGCTTCCGGCATTTCCGGTATTTACCGAGCCGTAATCCACCCTCATTCCTATATTGGATGTTCCGTTTATATTTATAATTCCTGAATTAATAATATTATCCGGTGCGGCGACCTTGAGAATCATCCCTGAATTTCCGTATCCGCCTGAAACATTTATGGTTCCGGAATTTTTAACTGCATTTGTATATGCTCTTATAGATTTAGTTCCGGTAAGATTAATATCTTCTATCACTGCCATTCCGGAAGAACGGGAGCTTTCGGTTCCATTATTACCGGATACATTTATAATTCCTGTATTGCTGAATACCATGTTTGTAGAATTTGCTCTTGAAGATAATTTTAATCCGTAACTTTCTATTCCGCCTATGTTTATTACACCCTGATTTGTTACTTTGATAGGCACATTTTCTGAACCCGGAGCATATATTTGCATTCCTATTGATTTTTCACCTCTAAAATCTATAAGCCCTGTAGGTTCATTTGTAAAAACATAGCTGTTTGATGAATTACTGTCAGCATCTTCATATGTGAGCATAAGTCCTATTTTATATCCGGTAAAGCCGGAAGAATCTCTGGCTACGGTTATTGTCCCGCCGCCGGCAAAGGGCGGGAGATTAAGATTAAGGTTTGAACCGACAGGAAGAATAGTATTCAATGCTGCTGAACCAGCTTCCTCCGCATCTGTTATCGTTTTTCTGTTTATTACCTCTCTTTTTCCCTGATTTTTACTGTAAGCAGCATCAGTCTGCACTTCAAAACCGATTACAAGCGGTCCTACTAAATTCATAGTTCCGTTATTTATAAGACTTGCATTATATACATTATCAAGAGTAGCGATTCTTGAGCCACCTACTAAAAAGCTCTGGGCATTCCATGATCTGCCGTTGTTTATTTCAGTAGTTTTTTGTGCAGCTGTAAGATTATTGACAGAATCAATGGTTAAGTTCGCAGTTAAAGTAGCTGAGCCTCCGGGGTTGCTTGTGACACTTCCATAATCAAAATATACTTTCAGTAAAGTAGAGTTATATGATGCTGTGCTTCCCCATGAGTAACGAATAGCCGGATTTCCGTTTGTTAACGCACCGCCGCCGAGATTTCCGATACTGCCTGCAGATATATTATAGTTGGTTCCGTTGCTTCCGAAAGAAATAGGATTGCCTCCAAAAGGACCGCCGTCAATTCCTTTGCTGTTACAATTTGTTATCATAAAATTGCAAAAGGAACCCAGTTTTATATTAAAAACCGGAGGACTTGCTAAAACCGGAGGGGTAATATTAAATGTAACCGGATTAAATTCATTCGCTGATACAGTTGGTACCTGGGGTGTTGATGGTTTCTTAACTTCCGGAATATCACTGACTTCAGGCGTCTGTATTTGAATTGTATTCGGCATTAATACAACAAATTTATTTAACTGCGGTGTGCCCACAGATATAACTGACGGAGAAGCCAGAACTTCTACATTAACAGTTTCCGGCATTTTCGGAGTGAATAAATTGATAATTACAGGTTCAAAATTTCCAATGTTTATTTCTGGGAAGGCGATGCTTTGTAAAGGGCTAAGATTAATCGAAGCTGGTGTATTTTCATTGACAATTATTGAAGATTTGTAGACTACAGAAGCGTTTTTTAAAGATTTTTGTATACTAGAAATAATTTCCCGTTTTGCTTCGGGAATTTCTAGGGAGTACTCACTCAAATAGCTGACATGGAAATCTTTTTGAGTGGAATTTCCGCCTCTGTGAGTATTTTCATAAAAACCGGTAAAAAATACCTGCCATTCCAAATATTCGGGCTTTACAATATAGTCTGACTGTTTGTACAGATCTTTTAATTCTTTGTTTTTAGCTGTTAAAATTTTTTCAATGATTTCATAATTTTTTTGATAAGTTAAATCTTCTGTCATAACATTATATAGTTTGTTATGATCAGAGATGGAATTTATGGTGCTCTGAGCTGATAATAAGGAACTGACAGCTATTAAAAATAAAAGCTTTTTCTTATTTTTCCACATAATAATCTCTCCAATCAACATAAAATTTTACGTAATTAAATATTTTTTGTAAAAACTAAAAACAATGTAAAACATTTTTATTCTTTACTATAAATAAAAAATAAAAATGTGTTCGTTTAATTAAATGGTAAAAATTTAGAAAAAAAATAAAATGTTGACTTGAAATAAAAAATATTTTTATTTAGTATATTTTTTATAAGTAATAATAGATTAAATAATATATGTGAAGATAAGTTATATTTTCTGATTAAAATAAAACTCGGTTAAATTTTATCATATAAATAAAACAAAATCAACTGATTATATATTTAATTAAATATTGCTGTAAATTATAAAATTATATATAATGCAGAGAAAATATAGTAAAGACAATAAAAAATAATACATAAAATATCTGGATTTAAAATAACCAAAAAGTAAAAAAAGAAATGTAGATTAGTAATATAGACAGGTTAGTATGCTTTTGAATTTTTATTTTGATTAATAAAAATAGTGAGTTATTTATTTTTTTATAATTTTTTTGGATAAATAGAGTAAAGAATGAAATTTTATAATGTTAATATATGAAGTTGATTAAGTAACTGAAAAATTAGAAATATAAAAAATAATATAGAAAAATCACATAAATAAATTTTACGATTATTTATTTATAGATGAGGTGGAAAAAGATTCTGAGGTATAAAAAAACCATCTCATAATATGTGAGATGGTTAAGATTCTTATTTTAAATTTATTTATCAGAAATTGCTTCTACACCCGGTAAAACTTTTCCTTCAAGATATTCAAGAGAAGCCCCTCCGCCTGTAGAAATATGTGTGAATTTATCTGCATATCCAAGCTGTATTGCAGCAGCAGCAGAATCTCCACCGCCTATTATTGTAGTAGCACCTTCAAGGTGTGCAATTGCTTCACATACACCAATTGTTCCTTTTGCGAAATTAGGCATTTCAAATACACCCATAGGACCGTTCCAAACAACAGTTTTTGCTCCGTTTAATTTTTCAGAAAAAAGCTTTATGGAATCAGCACCTATATCAAGTCCCATCCATCCGTCTTCTATAGCATCTACAGAAACAGTTTTGAACTCTGTATCATTTTTAAATTCTTTTGCAACAACTGTATCAATAGGAAGAACTAATTCTTTACCGTTTGCTTTTGCTTTCTCAAGCAGCTGCTTGGCAAGCTCGACTTTATCTTCTTCAAGCAGAGATGAACCGATGTTTTTTCCTTGAGCTTTAAGGAAAGTAAACATCATTCCCCCGCCTATAAGGATTTTGTCTGCTTTTTCGATAAGATTTTCAATAACACCTATTTTATCAGAAACTTTAGCACCTCCTAAAATAGCAACCAAAGGTCTTGCAGGATTATTTACTACCCCGCCTATGAATTCTATTTCCTTTTCCATAAGGAATCCGGCAGCAGTCTCAAGGTGACTTGCTATTCCTACATTAGAAGCATGTGCTCTGTGAGCAGTTCCAAATGCGTCATTAACAAATACATCTCCTAAAGAAGCCCAGTATTTACCTAATTCAGGATCATTTTTAGACTCTTTTTTACCATCAATGTCTTCAAATCTTGTATTTTCAAACATCATGATTTCTCCGTCTTTTAGTTCAGAAACAGCTTTTTCCAATTCAGCTCCTCTTGTTTCAGGAATAAATTTTACAGGCTGTCCCAGTAATTCAGATAATCTTTCAGCAACAGGTTTTAAAGATTTAGAAGCTTTATCTGCTTCCTCTTTTACTTTCCCAAGATGTGAAAAAGCGATAACTTTTCCTCCGTGCTCAAGTACATATTTAATAGTAGGCAGAGCTGCAACTATTCTGTTTTCATCAGTAATTTTTCCATCTTTCATAGGTACATTAAAATCTACCCTCATTAGAACTTTTTTTCCTTTTACGTCTAAATCTTTAACAGTTTTTTTTGCCATTTTATATTTCCTCCCTGATTTTTTAAAAAAGCGGAACAAACAATAGAGAATGTCCCGCCTTTATATTTATGCCCTTTGTGAGATTTACTTAGAAATTTCTACAAAGTACTTTAAAGTTCTTATTAATTGTGCAGTATATGACATTTCGTTATCATACCAAGAAACTGTTTTAACAAGCTGTTTTCCGTCTACTGTAATGATTTTAGTTTGTGTAGCATCAAATAATGAACCAAATCTGATTCCGATTACGTCAGAAGAAACGATTTCATCTTCAGTATATCCGAAAGATTCATTAGCTGCTGCTTTCATAGCTGCGTTAACTTCTTCCACAGTTGTATTTTTTCCTAAAACAGTAACTAATTCAGTAACTGATCCAGTAATAACAGGTACTCTTTGTGCTGCACCGTCTAATTTACCTTTTAAGTTAGGTAAAACAAGTCCGATAGCTTTAGCTGCTCCTGTAGTGTTAGGAACTATATTTGCCGCAGCTGCTCTTGCTCTTCTGAAGTCACCTTTTCTGTGTGGTGCATCAAGAGTGTTTTGATCTCCTGTGTAAGCATGGATAGTAGTCATTAATCCTTCTACGATTCCAAAGCTTTCATCTAATACTTTAGCCATAGGTGCTAAACAGTTTGTAGTACAAGAAGCTCCTGAAAGAACTGTTTCAGTTCCGTCTAAAGTAGAGTGGTTAACATTATAAACTATAGTTTTCATTTCCCCTGTAGCTGGTGCAGATATAACTACTTTTTTTGCACCTGCTTTTATGTGCTCTTCAGCTTTTTCTTTAGATGTAAAGAATCCAGTACACTCAAGAACTACGTCAATTCCTAGATCTCCCCAAGGTAATTCAGCAGGGTTAGGGTTAGCGAATGTTTTGATCTCTTTTCCGTTAACAACAAAAGCCCCTTCCTTAACAGAGATTTCCCCGTTAAATCTTCCTTGTGCAGAATCATATTTAAATAGGTGCGCTAACATAGCTGCATCTGTTAAATCATTGATTGCTACTACTTCAAATTCAGGATTCTCCACCATTAATCTTAATGCTAGTCTTCCAATTCTCCCGAATCCATTAATTGCAACTTTAACTGCCATTTTACTATACCTCCTAAATAATTTTATTTACAAAATAAGTATATCACAAGCGTTATAACTTTTCAATTCAAATTTTAAAGAGGAAATAAAAAAATATATGAAAATTGTTATCATAAATATTTTCTGCAAATAAAAAATACAGAAATAAAAGAAAAATTAAATGTTTAAATTTTCACCAAGCCTGAAAACCGGAAGCAGGACGGAGATAACAATAAGTCCGATAAAAAAGGCTATAAAAATAATTGAAACAGGCTCAAGAATTTTTAGAAACCTTTTGGTTTTTTCTTTTATACGCATAAAATAAATATCTGTAATATGAGAAAAAACGAAGCCTAGATTGCCGGTTTCTTCACCAATAAGTATATAATTTTTATATTCATTGTCAAAAAACTGCATATTTTCGATAATTGTGCTTATGCTATGACCCTGTTCCAGTTTTTTTACAAGTATTTTTAACTCTTTTTCGAGAAGACTGCCTGCGGTCTGTGCACTAAGTTCGATTGATCTTATGATTTCCACGCCGCTGTTCAGGAGAATACTCATACTTTGAGAAAAATATAAAATTCTGAATTCCTGATACAGTTTTTTTACAGCCGGAAATTTTATAAGCAGCTTTTCAAAATTTTCTTTATTTTTTTTACAGTATGTAATGGAAAAAAAGAATAAACCAATTACTGATATTGAGATTATGATAAAATATTTTCCGTATAAATTGCTGAGCTTTATCATAATTTTGGTTAAAAGCGGTATTTCTTTATTTAAATCATTATATATTCCTGAAAATTTCGGCACGACGAATTTGAATAAAATACTGATAATTATAATAGAAGTGCCTAATACCAAAGCAGGATACATACTAAGATTTATAATTTCTTTTTTTAGCTCCTGTTCAAATTCATATTTATTTTTTAGATTTTCGAGAGGGAGCAGTATATTACCGCTCTCTTCAGCTATTTCCATTGTATTAAGAAAAATTTTATCATCTGTAATAAAAGCAAAGCCTTCTCTGAGAGTTTTACCTGCTTTTAGTGCTGATACAGCATTGCTTATATTATCTTTCAAAGCTCCTGAAAAATTTTCCGCAAGAATAGACAGGGCATCTGCAATTCTTATATCAGCTTTTACGAGAAAATAAAGAGAAGTTATAAAGGTCGTGAATTCTCCGGTTTTTACCCTGCTTTTTAATGACAGGATTTTTTTATGATGAAGAAGTGTATACTTTTGTATCTTTATATAATCATAGAATTCTTTCTCATTTTTGAATTCTAAAACAGAGCTTTTTTTATTAAAGCCCTTATCCATATATTTAAATTTTATTTTCAATTAATCCCCCCGCTGATGCTGCCATCATTTAACTAAAAAAATGAGAGCTGACATCGGATTTATTATTTTTTAGAAAGTAAAACTACACAGTAAGATTTCATTCCCTCCATGTTTCCGGTAAACCCTAGCTTTTCTTCGGTAGTAGCTTTTACACTTATACAATCAAGCGGAATATTCAGCTCTTTTGCAAAGTTTTTTCTTATTTCATCTATATAATCTCTTAATTTAGGTTTTTGTGCTACTACAGTAGCATCTATGTTCACTATATTGTATCCTTTTTCAGAAACTACGCTTAAAATTTCCCGAAGTAAAAGAATACTGTCGGCATTTTTAAATTTCGGATCGTTATCAGGAAAAAATTTTCCGATATCTCCAAGAGCAAGAGCTCCTATAAGAGCATCCATAACTGCATGGGTAAGAACATCAGCATCTGAATGTCCGTCTAAGCCCAATTCAAAAGGGATTTTTACTCCCCCCAGAATAAGATCTCTATCCCCGGCAAATTTGTGTACATCGTAACCTTGACCTATTCTAAACATTTTTACTCCTTATTTTCCTTGATATTTTTATCGTCTTCACTTGTATGATCTTCTTTTTTCATTCTGCTTATGGCAATATAAGAAGGCAGAAAAGCTGTAATTCTTTTATTCATTGCAGATCTAAGCGGGAGAGTACCGCTGTATTTGAATTCCTTTTGGAATGAGTTAATGCTTGTAAGCCTCAGAATAGAAAATAATCTTAGCAGAAATCCTATTATGAAAGCCAGTTTTATAGTATAAATTTTTTCACCCATCAGATAAATAAAGCCTTCATTAATAAAAGTTCCCAGAATACCTGCAAATAAACCGGCAAGCATAGCAGTGATCCCCACGACCGCAGAATAAATACTGACATATCCTTCTACAGGATCTTTGGAGACCTCCATAAGCAGATTTAAAAAGCATAAGTTTATTGCAGTAAATCCTACAGCATCAAAGATACCTGAAAGAACAAGGGACACCTTAAAATTATCATCTGTTAATGTGAAGTATAACAGGGCATTATAAGTGGCAAAAAATATACCAAGTCTTAAAATAGTACGATTCCCGTATTTATCTGAAAGTTTTCCGTAAATTATAAATAAAAACATAGAGATAACAGCAGTAAGAACACCTATGTTAGCGAGAAACCGCGGATCAGAACCTAATGTTTTTACTCTGAAATATTCAAAAAACGGTTTCAAAAACTCCAGTGAAAACAACCAGACAGATACAAATTTCAGGTAAGTGATAAAATCCTTGTTTTTAAAAATTTCTTTATAGCTGATTTTTTGCGCTGTAGGCTTAAAGTCAGGAATATGGTGTCTGTTCATAAGAAAAATGGTGCTTACAGCTGATATAGCTATTGACAGGGATAAAATAAAATATCCCGTTTTTTTATCAGGCATAGCAAGAAAGATACCATAAATCAGAGTGAAGAAAATAGAGGAGATAGAAATAAAGAAATTTCTCTTTCCAAAATATTTTCCTCTTTCTTTGTTGTTTATAATTTCTACCATTGCAGCAGTCCATGTATTGGTAACAAAAGGTGCAAACAGCGAATAAATAAGTATAATTGCTGTATAGATATATGGATTTCTCAGATCCAGAAATACTGCAACAGGAAGAAAAATCATTGATGTTCTTGAAATTATTATAGAAACCATCAGAGTTTTTTTTCTGGTCTTAAAGAGGGCATATAGTTTTTTGGTGAAAATTTGGAGTACCTGAGTAGCTGTCGGCAATATAGAAATAATTGCTATAAAAAACGGATTTGCATTAAAATATAATGCAAGATTAAGCATAATAAATCCTTGAGTACTCAGATACATACCATTAAAAAATATACCTTCTAAAATGGAAAACTTTTTAGTTTCTCGAACAGCAGTCTCAGTCAAGACAAAGCCTCCTTAATTAACGATTTTCCAAAGCCAGACGTCCAAGTGCAAGGCTTCCCATTAATCCGGCGTTTTCTTTTAAACCAGGATATACAATATAGTTATCAATATCTTCAAGTATTTCTTTTTTGTGTACATAACCGTTCAGAGTTTCTCTCACCATTTTTCTTATCAGTGGGAATAAATGACTCTGCTTCATGACTCCTCCGCCCATTATTATTTTTTGCGGCGAAAGAATAAGTATATAATTTACAAGAGCCTGTGAAAGATAATAAGCTTCCATTTCCCAGACCTCGTTACGCTCTTCAAGGTTATAAGCCTTATCTCCCCAACGTTCTTCTATTGCAGGTCCTGCTGCAAGTCCCTCGAGACAGTCTTTGTGAAACGGACATTTTCCTGTATACGGATCATTTTTATCTCTCTTTACAAAGATGTGACCCATCTCAGGATGTGTAAGTCCCTGAAGCATTTTTCCGTTAATAACGGCTCCGGCACCTATTCCTGTACCTACAGTGATATATACAACACTGCTTAAGCCCTGACCGGCTCCCCATAGAGACTCTCCAAGGGCTGCACTATTTACATCTGTATCAAATTCCATAGGAACATCAAAGTGTTTTTTTAATTCCCCCACTATGTCATAATCACTCCAGTGCGGTTTTGGAGTCTTAGTAATATAGCCGTATGATTCGGAACCTTTAACCGGGTCGATAGGACCGAAACATCCAATACCCATAGCTTCAAATTCTTTGTCTTTAAAATAATCAATAACCATTTTCATTGTCTCTTCGGGTGTTTTGGTAGGAATACTTGTTTTATCCAGTATTTCACCATTTTCATTTCCAATTCCGCAGATGAATTTTGTACCTCCGGCTTCAATTGCTGCAATTTTTTTCATAATTTTCACTTCCTCATAAAAAATTTTTATCCGGTAATAAAGCCGTTAAGCTGAGTGTTGTATAATTTGAAGTAGTGTCCGTTTTCATTCCGGATGAGTTCACTATGGGTTCCAGATTCCACAATGCCGTCTTTGTCAAGTACGATTATCTGATCAGCCTGTTTTATAGTGGAAAGTCTGTGAGCCACGACTATAACAGTTCTATTTTTTGTAAGTTTTTCAATATTTTCCTGAATGATGGCTTCAGTGATGTTGTCAAGAGCACTTGTGGCCTCATCCAAAATAAGAATCCTAGGGTTTTTCAGAAAGATTCTTGCAAGTGATATCCTTTGTTTCTGACCGCCTGACAGTTTAACACCGCGTTCTCCTACAAAGGTATCATATCCTTCCGGAAGTGACATTATGAATTCATGTATTCCTGCATGCTTTGCAGCAGTAATAACTTCTATATCGGAAGCTCCCAGTTTTCCATATTCTATATTATCTCTTATTGTTCCCCAGAAAAT from Sebaldella termitidis ATCC 33386 includes the following:
- a CDS encoding phosphoglycerate kinase; amino-acid sequence: MAKKTVKDLDVKGKKVLMRVDFNVPMKDGKITDENRIVAALPTIKYVLEHGGKVIAFSHLGKVKEEADKASKSLKPVAERLSELLGQPVKFIPETRGAELEKAVSELKDGEIMMFENTRFEDIDGKKESKNDPELGKYWASLGDVFVNDAFGTAHRAHASNVGIASHLETAAGFLMEKEIEFIGGVVNNPARPLVAILGGAKVSDKIGVIENLIEKADKILIGGGMMFTFLKAQGKNIGSSLLEEDKVELAKQLLEKAKANGKELVLPIDTVVAKEFKNDTEFKTVSVDAIEDGWMGLDIGADSIKLFSEKLNGAKTVVWNGPMGVFEMPNFAKGTIGVCEAIAHLEGATTIIGGGDSAAAAIQLGYADKFTHISTGGGASLEYLEGKVLPGVEAISDK
- the gap gene encoding type I glyceraldehyde-3-phosphate dehydrogenase, giving the protein MAVKVAINGFGRIGRLALRLMVENPEFEVVAINDLTDAAMLAHLFKYDSAQGRFNGEISVKEGAFVVNGKEIKTFANPNPAELPWGDLGIDVVLECTGFFTSKEKAEEHIKAGAKKVVISAPATGEMKTIVYNVNHSTLDGTETVLSGASCTTNCLAPMAKVLDESFGIVEGLMTTIHAYTGDQNTLDAPHRKGDFRRARAAAANIVPNTTGAAKAIGLVLPNLKGKLDGAAQRVPVITGSVTELVTVLGKNTTVEEVNAAMKAAANESFGYTEDEIVSSDVIGIRFGSLFDATQTKIITVDGKQLVKTVSWYDNEMSYTAQLIRTLKYFVEISK
- a CDS encoding type II secretion system F family protein, yielding MKIKFKYMDKGFNKKSSVLEFKNEKEFYDYIKIQKYTLLHHKKILSLKSRVKTGEFTTFITSLYFLVKADIRIADALSILAENFSGALKDNISNAVSALKAGKTLREGFAFITDDKIFLNTMEIAEESGNILLPLENLKNKYEFEQELKKEIINLSMYPALVLGTSIIIISILFKFVVPKFSGIYNDLNKEIPLLTKIMIKLSNLYGKYFIIISISVIGLFFFSITYCKKNKENFEKLLIKFPAVKKLYQEFRILYFSQSMSILLNSGVEIIRSIELSAQTAGSLLEKELKILVKKLEQGHSISTIIENMQFFDNEYKNYILIGEETGNLGFVFSHITDIYFMRIKEKTKRFLKILEPVSIIFIAFFIGLIVISVLLPVFRLGENLNI
- the ispF gene encoding 2-C-methyl-D-erythritol 2,4-cyclodiphosphate synthase; this encodes MFRIGQGYDVHKFAGDRDLILGGVKIPFELGLDGHSDADVLTHAVMDALIGALALGDIGKFFPDNDPKFKNADSILLLREILSVVSEKGYNIVNIDATVVAQKPKLRDYIDEIRKNFAKELNIPLDCISVKATTEEKLGFTGNMEGMKSYCVVLLSKK
- a CDS encoding MFS transporter is translated as MTETAVRETKKFSILEGIFFNGMYLSTQGFIMLNLALYFNANPFFIAIISILPTATQVLQIFTKKLYALFKTRKKTLMVSIIISRTSMIFLPVAVFLDLRNPYIYTAIILIYSLFAPFVTNTWTAAMVEIINNKERGKYFGKRNFFISISSIFFTLIYGIFLAMPDKKTGYFILSLSIAISAVSTIFLMNRHHIPDFKPTAQKISYKEIFKNKDFITYLKFVSVWLFSLEFLKPFFEYFRVKTLGSDPRFLANIGVLTAVISMFLFIIYGKLSDKYGNRTILRLGIFFATYNALLYFTLTDDNFKVSLVLSGIFDAVGFTAINLCFLNLLMEVSKDPVEGYVSIYSAVVGITAMLAGLFAGILGTFINEGFIYLMGEKIYTIKLAFIIGFLLRLFSILRLTSINSFQKEFKYSGTLPLRSAMNKRITAFLPSYIAISRMKKEDHTSEDDKNIKENKE
- a CDS encoding ROK family protein, producing the protein MKKIAAIEAGGTKFICGIGNENGEILDKTSIPTKTPEETMKMVIDYFKDKEFEAMGIGCFGPIDPVKGSESYGYITKTPKPHWSDYDIVGELKKHFDVPMEFDTDVNSAALGESLWGAGQGLSSVVYITVGTGIGAGAVINGKMLQGLTHPEMGHIFVKRDKNDPYTGKCPFHKDCLEGLAAGPAIEERWGDKAYNLEERNEVWEMEAYYLSQALVNYILILSPQKIIMGGGVMKQSHLFPLIRKMVRETLNGYVHKKEILEDIDNYIVYPGLKENAGLMGSLALGRLALENR